A genomic window from Gossypium hirsutum isolate 1008001.06 chromosome D10, Gossypium_hirsutum_v2.1, whole genome shotgun sequence includes:
- the LOC107915937 gene encoding signal peptide peptidase 1: MKNTERLANLALAGLTLAPLVVKVDPNLNVILTACLAVYVGCYRSVKPTPPSETMSKEHVMRFPFVGSAMLLSLFLLFKFLSKDLVKIVLGTLKIFMENYPMILLYLYCMAAPCIS; this comes from the exons ATGAAGAACACTGAAAGACTCGCCAATTTGGCTTTAGCAG GGTTGACATTGGCACCACTTGTCGTGAAGGTAGATCCtaatttgaatgttattttgacCGCATGCCTTGCAGTATATGTGGGCTGCTATCGTTCTGTCAAGCCAACTCCCCCATCA GAGACAATGTCTAAGGAGCATGTTATGCGTTTTCCATTTGTTGGGAGTGCAATGTTGTTATCACTTTTCTTGCTGTTCAAGTTCTTATCGAAAGACTTGGTTAAAATTGTTCTTGGTACTCTGAAGATATTTATGGAAAATTACCCTATGATTCTATTGTATTTATACTGCATGGCTGCACCATGTATTTCTTAA
- the LOC107915470 gene encoding nucleolar protein 58-like — protein MTRGKDTLTMKEAETRKIRKGQSRKPGNKLNYRDIIVVQNEGYREKEEESGDIEECMRRIDSLVEGEVIAGKEAPTVEEKVAMKEEDVVHVDVVNEMAEEKNTKIEATEKESVEDIVNAFELMDTTKDDLELDRRKLQRPLKVTPPTQKVVDDTEAEELEEESEDRANPKERKRNHFKDKKRKKDEKKRRKKKHRAATLMAEEN, from the exons ATGACTCGTGGTAAAGATACACTGACAATGAAGGAGGCAGAGACCAGGAAGATAAGGAAGGGCCAAAGTAGAAAGCCAGGGAACAAACTTAACTACAGAGACATCATTGTTGTGCAAAATGAAGGATATCGAGAA AAAGAAGAGGAATCAGGGGACATTGAGGAGTGCATGCGAAGGATTGATAGCCTGGTCGAGGGTGAAGTCATTGCTGGTAAAGAAGCGCCTACTGTTGAGGAAAAAGTTGCTATGAAAGAGGAGGACGTCGTCCATGTTGATGTTGTGAACGAGATGGCCGAGGAAAAAAATACTAAGATAGAAGCTACTGAGAAAGAATCTGTTGAGGATATTGTCAATGCATTCGAGCTTATGGATACAACTAAAGATGATTTGGAGTTAGACCGGAGGAAGCTGCAGAG ACCACTCAAGGTGACCCCTCCTACACAAAAAGTAGTCGATGATACCGAGGCAGAAGAACTTGAGGAGGAATCTGAGGACCGTGCAAATCCTAAAGAAAGGAAGAGAAATCACTTTAAAGATAAAAAGCGCAAGAAGGACGAgaaaaagaggaggaagaagaaacatCGTGCAGCCACATTGATGGCCGAGGAAAACTGA